A region of Pirellulales bacterium DNA encodes the following proteins:
- the recO gene encoding DNA repair protein RecO, whose protein sequence is MSSEKATALVLKVVEFSETSAVVTAFTREFGKIQALAKGARRPKGPFESSLDLLALCRIVFLRKSSEALDLLTEAKLERRFRPPGSNLSCLYAGYYVAELLSELTDDYDPHPALFDLAEQTLLALSRGEAVSNVVLRWELAALNVLGHLPSLETCVECGAAVRGTDRVAFGLLAGGVLCQKCRTGKRQVVTVHGGTVQAMARLADLQTESWKQLELDARTRGELRGLMNNYLAHLLGHRPRMHKYLTA, encoded by the coding sequence ATGTCTTCCGAAAAAGCCACTGCGCTGGTGCTGAAAGTGGTCGAATTCAGCGAGACCAGCGCGGTCGTGACAGCATTCACCCGTGAATTTGGCAAAATACAGGCTTTGGCTAAGGGTGCGCGCAGGCCGAAAGGCCCGTTCGAATCCTCCCTTGACCTATTGGCCCTGTGTCGCATAGTGTTCCTCCGCAAATCGTCCGAGGCACTCGACCTGCTGACAGAAGCCAAACTGGAGCGGCGATTCCGTCCGCCTGGCAGTAACTTGTCGTGTCTGTACGCAGGTTATTACGTTGCCGAATTGCTGAGCGAATTAACCGACGACTACGATCCCCATCCGGCGCTGTTCGATCTGGCGGAGCAAACTCTGCTGGCGTTGTCGCGGGGTGAAGCGGTATCGAACGTGGTTTTGCGCTGGGAGCTGGCGGCGCTAAACGTGCTGGGACATTTGCCGTCGTTGGAAACCTGCGTTGAATGCGGCGCGGCGGTTCGCGGGACAGATCGAGTTGCGTTCGGTTTGCTGGCCGGCGGCGTTTTGTGCCAGAAGTGTCGGACCGGCAAGCGACAGGTGGTTACGGTGCACGGTGGAACCGTCCAGGCGATGGCGCGGCTGGCCGATTTGCAAACGGAAAGTTGGAAACAATTGGAGTTGGATGCCCGCACCCGCGGCGAGTTGCGCGGGCTGATGAACAACTACCTGGCGCATTTGCTGGGGCACCGACCGCGCATGCACAAATACCTGACGGCGTGA